A genomic region of Mugil cephalus isolate CIBA_MC_2020 chromosome 5, CIBA_Mcephalus_1.1, whole genome shotgun sequence contains the following coding sequences:
- the rab33a gene encoding ras-related protein Rab-33A has translation MTNDSPEEETRAPGGRGGGGGGSGGGGGGGGGGGGARGIARRSRADDNVTILTSSMDLHRASRSRASSSNDAAQSITSSVDLSTSSLELSIQTRIFKIIVIGDSNVGKTCLTFRFTGGSFPDKTEATIGVDFREKAVEIEGETIKVQVWDTAGQERFRKSMVEHYYRNVHAVVFVYDVTKMTSFRNLQTWIEECNGHRVSASVPRVLVGNKCDLVDQIQVPSNMALKFADAHNMLLFETSAKDPRESQNVDSIFMSLACRLKAQKSLLYRDVEREDGRVRLTQETETKSNCPC, from the exons ATGACCAACGATTCTCCGGAGGAGGAGACCCGAGCTCCGGGcggcagaggtggaggaggaggaggtagtggcggtggtggtggtggtggcggaggTGGTGGCGGTGCGAGAGGAATCGCAAGAAGAAGCCGAGCGGACGACAATGTCACGATCCTGACATCATCCATGGATTTACACAGAGCCAGCCGGAGCCgggccagcagcagcaacgaCGCCGCCCAGAGCATCACGTCCTCCGTGGATCTGAGCACCTCCTCCCTGGAGCTGAGCATCCAGACGCGGATCTTTAAGATCATCGTCATCGGGGACTCCAACGTGGGGAAGACCTGCCTCACCTTCCGCTTCACGGGGGGGAGCTTCCCCGACAAGACCGAGGCAACCATCGGCGTGGACTTCAGGGAGAAGGCGGTGGAGATCGAAGGGGAGACTatcaag GTGCAGGTGTGGGACACAGCAGGCCAGGAGCGCTTTCGTAAATCCATGGTGGAACATTACTACCGAAATGTCCATGCAGTGGTCTTTGTGTATGACGTTACCAAGATGACTTCCTTCCGCAACCTACAGACATGGATAGAG GAGTGCAATGGACACCGGGTGTCGGCGTCAGTGCCTCGAGTTCTGGTGGGAAACAAGTGTGACCTTGTGGACCAAATTCAG GTGCCCTCCAACATGGCGTTGAAGTTTGCCGACGCCcacaacatgctgctgttcGAAACGTCCGCAAAGGACCCAAGAGAAAGTCAGAATGTCGACTCCATCTTCATGTCCCTGGCCTGTCGCCTGAAGGCCCAGAAATCCCTGCTCTACAGAGACGTGGAGAGAGAGGACGGGAGAGTGCGACTCACGCAAGAGactgaaacaaaaagtaattgtCCTTGTTGA